The Melanotaenia boesemani isolate fMelBoe1 chromosome 11, fMelBoe1.pri, whole genome shotgun sequence genome includes the window GACACCATATTTATCAGCGCTTTCAGGTATGAAGAGGATAGTGATTTATATCCTTTACAGCATcctggtgctgctgctgttgattCTGCTGATGGTAACAGGAATAAAATGTACGACTTTAAAGACATTACTACAAAGTTAAGCTAGATTATTGctacaataataatttaattgttttttcatCTTGCAGTCTCTCAGATAAACAAAGAAATCTCTGATGTCAAACTTCAACTTGAGACTATCAGCAAACAAAGGCCAGCTTCATCATCTAATGCAGGTTTAAAAGTTTAGCATAATGGTTTTAATATAACAATGCAACAGCAGAACGTATGTTCTTTAAATAActtatgtgtatttttgtgaCTTTTGAAACAGCAACATTGCCAGAGAAGTCTTTGGAAAAACTCATCCCAGTTAGAGGTAAAAATGCCTAATGCATTAGAGAGCATTAACAGTTTTTACATCAATCAGACTGTTTGGTCTTTGTTAATCCTCATTAAACCAGGAACATGTAGGGAAGGATGGGTGAGTTTCCAGAGAAACTGCTACCTGCTGTCAACCACCACTGCTACCTGGCACAAAGCAGAGGAGCTGTGTAAATCACACAGAGGACACCTGCTGGTTCTGAACACCGTGGAGGAACTGGTGAGGTTCATTTTACTAcagtttagttcagtttaaAAAGTAGTAGTGAAGTAGCACACAAGACTAACTGTAAGCTTGAAAATAACCTGTTGCTGTTTTTGAAAACCAGGACTACATTTCTAGAATAATTGAAATCAGATATAATCATTGGATTGGACTTGTGGAGCGACAGCACGAGGGACACTGGAGCTGGGTGGATGGAACTGACTACAATTCAACCCCAAAGTAAGAGAAATGTG containing:
- the asgrl1 gene encoding asialoglycoprotein receptor-like 1 isoform X1, which gives rise to MDSQYQQFGPTDGTTFRGEHSTTQAALSGMKRIVIYILYSILVLLLLILLMVTGIKFSQINKEISDVKLQLETISKQRPASSSNAATLPEKSLEKLIPVRGTCREGWVSFQRNCYLLSTTTATWHKAEELCKSHRGHLLVLNTVEELDYISRIIEIRYNHWIGLVERQHEGHWSWVDGTDYNSTPNFWDVGQPDDWDYRENGEDCGQLHGSGTRKRKLLNDADCKQLERYICETKA
- the asgrl1 gene encoding asialoglycoprotein receptor-like 1 isoform X2; the protein is MDSQYQQFGPTDGTTFRGEHSTTQAALSGMKRIVIYILYSILVLLLLILLMVTGIKFSQINKEISDVKLQLETISKQRPASSSNAALPEKSLEKLIPVRGTCREGWVSFQRNCYLLSTTTATWHKAEELCKSHRGHLLVLNTVEELDYISRIIEIRYNHWIGLVERQHEGHWSWVDGTDYNSTPNFWDVGQPDDWDYRENGEDCGQLHGSGTRKRKLLNDADCKQLERYICETKA